The region GCATGATACGAGTGTCCAGCCGGGGTGGTCCAGCAATTTCGCTTGCGTGAAACACTTTTTTCGGGTTTCACGCCAATTTCGTCAACATCGATTTTGCCCCCAAAGCAATCCCCCGGACCGGAATGTCCAAATTCACCCGCGATGATCATTCACGACAGTGATCGCTTGTCTGGCTAAGTCTAGCCCACGACGGCCCTGCCCGAAGGCTCGAAAAATTACTGGGCCCGTAAATCCGCTCTGCGTCATCACCTGCCAAACCCGCCCCATATCGATATCGCCACGACCAAATGGCAGGTCTCCGCCGCATTCCAAATCCGGCTCGCACAGGTAAACACAACTCAACCGGTGCTGCATCCTCGCCAAGCGGGCGCCGATCGGAAACTCGCCACCGACGACCATTTCGCCGACGTCGGCGGCCAATCGAAGTGACGTGTCGCCTCCAATCCATTGCCCGAATCGTTCGAAATGGGCCACCGTGGCGATCGCGTGTTCAGTGACCGGACGAAGAGCCAGGTGAGTGCCAACGGCGGCGGCGCGTTCGGCCAGTGGCTGGACGGCGGCCGTCAATCGCTCCAGTGTCCGTTCACTTTGGCCGCAGCCCCGACCGCTCGAAAAAGTGATCGCGAGCGGGCTCATTTCGGCGGTTGCGTCGATCCAACGCAGCACCTTATCGCTCGCCAATCGCTGTTCGTCCGCGTCCCCACTGGCCAAACCAAAGCAGTCACACGAAACCGGCCGATCGAAGAACGGCGCGTCCAAATCAACGACAATCCGAACCTCGTGTTCTTTGCAAAGCCCTGCGATTTCGGCGGTGCGTGTTTCAAACCAAGCCAGATCGATATCCCACGAGCCGCGTTTGGGACTGATCGCGATCGCCCCAAATCCCATCTCCGCGAGAATGGGAATCAAATCCACCGCGTCATGAAATTCAAGGCTGCTGCAGTGGAATCCGGGAATCATCGTTTCGGCGTGATCGATCAGGTGACCTGGAGTTTTTTGGAAAGCAGAATGGCCGGGGCGACCAAGGCGAAAACCGCAAGGCCTGCGTTGGGGCCGGCGCCGAGAAACGCAAAGGCCGCCGCGAATGGAATGATCGTCAGCAGCGCCGCTCGGATGGTCAGCCCGATCGCTTTAGGCGTCGGGTTTAACTGCAACCGAGCCGCTCGGACGATCACCGGAACCCCGATCATCACGATCAAGAAGACAAACTGTCCGGTCGGACGTACGGCTAAATGGAGTTGTTGTTCCGCCGTGGCCAGTCCGGGCGCAAACGCCAACATGACAATTCCGATCAGCATCAGTACGAATCCGGTCCGACGATTGGTCGGGTCGCCCCCGGTCGCTTCGTCTCGCGCCAGCGTCGTGATTCCCATCACGTAGACCCCAAACCCCAGCGCGATAGACCAAACGAAACGCGGAATCTCGGGTAGTCCGTCGACCATTGGAAGCGCGGCCGACGCACCCAACATGAAACTCAAGAAACGACAGCTTCCCATCGCCGCCGGGGCGAACGGAGTCGCTTTAAGTGGTCCGTCATAAGCGACCACCATCGACGCAAGCGCCACGGCAACAACTGCGGGAAACCATGTCGAAGGTAAACCGCCGGCGGCATCGGCGGGCCCTGCCGTTACATAACCGCTGGCCGCCGCCGCCAGAACGCCGATGATCAGCAGGATCCAGCCGGCACGCTTGGCCGCAAACAAGGAAACGGCACCACTGGGAATCGGCCGGCCCGGACGTTCATGTCGATCCTTGTCGACATCAAACACATCATTGAGCACCATCCCCGCCCAGTACAACGCGACGCCTGCGACAAGGACTGTCAACAAACGAAGCGGTGCCACCGGGCCGCCCGCGACCAACAGGTAGGCCGCACTTACGTCTGCCAAGACGGTGAACACCGTTGGCAAACGAATCAATTGCAGCCAGGGTAGCAGGGATCCGGTGGGGTGTGTCGTAGCCGATTCTGACATGCGTTGATTATTCTTCGCTGGGCGTATCTTCGTTGGACTTGTCGTCGTCACCTTCGAGCATGCCTTTTAGCTCATCGAGCAGCAACTGCAAGCGACGTTTCTGAGTACTCGAGAGTTCGTCGCCGACTTCGATGGCCTTTTCCTGTGCGGCAACGGCAGACTTATAGTCTTTTTTCAACGCATAGAATCGGGCGATCGCTTCGTGAAGGGCGACCTTATTTTCGCTGCCTTCGATCGTTTCAACTTCGGTCTTCAAGGCCGTCAGCACGTCGTCGACAAGCGGTCCCAAGTCACCATCGTTTTGGCTGATGCCATAAAGTTGCATCGAAAAACGATAGACGGCCGGCCCGTTACCTTTGAGTTCCTTCAGTTGTTCGCGGTAATGCTTGAAATCTTCTTCGCCCGCGATACCGGTTAGCAAACGGAACTGGTAACGGATGTTCGTCCAACGCTCCTTGAATTCTTCATTGGTCGTTTCGCTGATTTGCGTTTCCAGCATCTTGCCCGCTTCTTCGACGTTGCCTCGCCCGGCCAACTGGGCGAATTTTTGAAGTGCTTCTTGGAACTGTTCTTCTTGCAGGCGTTCTTGCTTGAAGGCTTCGCGATCCCAGGAGTCATCGATCACTTGTGCCAACGGTTCGTCGAGTTCCATCGGGTGCCCGATCCATTCGATGACGCCAGACTTGCCGACGATGAAGGCGGCGGGGATACCGTTTTGGCCCGCAGCCAACATGTAATCACGGTGTGAGGATCCGTCGGGGTCGCTGGTCAGCGTGTACGGCGCGGTGACTTCGGCAAACGATTGTTCTTTGCCCGGGTAGGGTTCTTGCAATTTCTCGGTGATCGTTTCTCGGTCTTCGTCGCTGATGCTGACGATGTGAACGTTATCGGGACGATGCTTCTGTTGCAGTTCTGCGAGGTGCGGCATGCTGGCAACGCAAGGTGGACACCAAGTCGCCCAGAACTCGACCACATACACATTGTCTTTTTTGAACTTGGTGACTTTGGCATCGCTCTCGTCAAAGTAATGGGCGATATCCAGGGCGGGGGCTTTCGAGCCGACGTCGAGGTCAGCTTCGGCTTGAGCAGGACGCACCGTGATCGCGGCGGTCACGGCACAACAGAGAGCGGCGAGGGCAAAGCGTTTCATCGAATAGAACTCAAATTGAGTGTGTTGTTGGGACGGAAGCCTGATCGATACCGACCGATCATGGCGTTGGTTGTCGTCGTTATCAATCGTCTGTGAACTGGTATTCTAAAGCGATGAACACCGATCGGCAGCGCGGCTCGGTGTCGAATGATCGCGGCGACGGTCCAGGAACGTCTTCTCGCCGACCAGCACTAGGCCGTTCGGGGCAATGCGTTTACCGCTCCGGAAGTCACGGTTGCCAGAATCACAAATGCCAGCATCGCTGCGTCAAGACTGACGCATTGTATTCGGGATGGCCAACCGAGTCTCTAAGCCGTCGCCCGTGCCCCCCCGATTGCGAGTTCATCACGAGAGTACTTCGTGACGAGACATCGCAAAACGGTCGTTTCGATCGGAACTATCCGCCGCCGGCGGGGTTCATTTGCGCGAGCCCGGCCAAGAGATTTTGGATGTGGATCTAAACGTCCGAACCGATTTCGCTCGATAGCATCGTGTCGGCTCGCGTCCGACAGCGCCACTAGACCGTCGGCTACCGCCCCAAGCGACTTGTCTTCTTAACGACTCGGGAGTCTGAATGATGAACGCCTTTTCTTTTCGCCCTCGATTTGCCACCGTGCCCAGTTGCCGCCGCTTGCTTACCCTGGGGCTAGCCGCGGCGAGTTGTGTTGGATCCGCGTTTGCTCCGGTGGGAGTCACGCCACTTCGAAGTGCTGCCGCTGACGACTGGAATCGCTTTTTAGGCCCCGGTGGCGGATCGGTCAGCCAAGAATCGGTTGAGATTGTTGACCGATGGGGTGATTCCGAGAACTTGCTATGGAAGAAAAAACTTCCTGGATTGGGGGTGTCGAGTCCGATCATCGTCGATGGCAAGGTCTTTGTGACGAGCTATTCCGGCTACGGCACCGGCGGAGAGGATGAGTCGATGGATGATCTTAAACGTCACCTGACTTGCCTGGATGCGCAGACCGGCGAGGAACGTTGGGGCAAAACAATCGACGCCGTCTTGCCGGAAGATCCCTTCAGTCCGCCAGGCGTCACATCGCACGGGTACGCAAGCCACACGCCCGTCAGTGATGGAGAGTTCGTGTTCGTGTTCCTGGGGAAAACCGGAGTCATCGCGTACGACTTTGAAGGCAACGAGAAGTGGCGGCAAAGTGTAGGGACGGGAAGTGGCCGCGCTCGTTGGGGGTCAGCCGCGAGTCCGATCTTGTACCAGTCCGATCAGATGAACTTGCTGATCGTGACCGCGGCGGAAGAAAGCGAATCGCTGGTCGCGTTTGATACCAAGACAGGCAAGCAAGTTTGGAAATCGGAAGCGGCAAGCCTATCGGGTACCTGGAGCACGCCCAATTTGGTGGAGCTCGACGATCGGACTGATCTAGTGCTGACCGTTCCCGGTGAGATTTGGGGGATGAATCCCGAAACCGGAAAGTTGCGTTGGTATTCACGCGGTTCGGGAGATGGAACGACGTCGTCGAGTCCGCTTGTGGTCGACGATGTCGTTTATGCGATCGGTGGTCGAGGCGGTGAGACCATCGCGGTTCGTGCCGGTGGCAAAGGAGACGTCAACGAATCTCACATTGTTTGGGAGGCGGGAATTTCAGGGCGATTCTCAACCCCGATCGCTTATCAAGGCCATTTGTACGTTTATACCGATGGACGCATTTCCGCGTATGACCTTCAGACCGGTGAACGTGTCGGCCAGTCTCGTTTGCCGAGCAGCGATTCGGACCGCCGCAGCGGGTCCGGCGCCAGCCCCCAACGTGGTCGTTTCGGCAACATTGATTACTCCACCCCCGTCATTGCCGATGGGAAACTAATTGTCCCCACCAACAAGGGACAGTTCCATGTGATCACCGCCACTCCGGAGTTGGACGTGATCGCCACAAATCAGTTAACCGATGACACGGGGTTTGCCTCATCACCGGCGGTTAGCGAAGGACGTTTGTACCTGCGCAGCGGCGGTACGGTTTACTGCGTCGGCAAGCAGTGATACCGACCGGGGAATGAGCAACGTTTAGTACACGATCGCGATGAACCGGGCGGCTGTCCCACTTCGTCGCTGCCGATAAATCATGGTTTTACGATACAGTTTGTAGAAACTGGCAATTATCGTTTGCGTCGATCGGCGATAGAATAACTCATTCGTCGTTTTGCAAATCAGATCATCGCAATCATGCCATTGCTCTCCCGCCTGTACGCCCGAACCGTTTTCTTTCCCACACTCTGCTGGAACTATCTTCTCGCAAGGGTGCTCCCGTTCCGCCGCTGGTGGGACCGCATTGACGAGCATGTCATTGTCGGCGCCTACCCATTTTCCGGAGACGTCGCAGGGTTGCGCGGGGAAGGCGTTCGTGCCGTCGTCAATACCTGCGAAGAGTATTGCGGCCCGACGGCGGAATATCACAAACACGGGATCGAGCAGCTCCATATCCCCACGACCGACTTCACGCATCCGAAACTAGAAGACGTCGAGGCGGCGGTTGAGTTTATCCAGAAGTACAAGCTGCAAAACGACACGGTCTACATTCACTGCAAAGCGGGACGCGCCCGCAGCGCGACCGTCGCGGTGTGCTGGTTGATCAAGTACCGAGACATGACTCCCCAAGAAGCGCAAGCTCATCTGTTGGCAGTCCGTCCGCATAGCAACCCGCGAATTGCCGAACGACCCGTCGTCCGGCAATTCCAAGCCTCGCTTCGTACCGAAGAGAGCAACTCGGGACTGTTTCCTTCGATCGAGGAAGAACCGCTCAGCACCAGCGGCAGCGAGTAAGGTTCCGATAGGATCACCGCAGCGAACGGGACAACGGCGGCCATCGCGGATC is a window of Roseiconus lacunae DNA encoding:
- a CDS encoding TlpA disulfide reductase family protein, whose protein sequence is MKRFALAALCCAVTAAITVRPAQAEADLDVGSKAPALDIAHYFDESDAKVTKFKKDNVYVVEFWATWCPPCVASMPHLAELQQKHRPDNVHIVSISDEDRETITEKLQEPYPGKEQSFAEVTAPYTLTSDPDGSSHRDYMLAAGQNGIPAAFIVGKSGVIEWIGHPMELDEPLAQVIDDSWDREAFKQERLQEEQFQEALQKFAQLAGRGNVEEAGKMLETQISETTNEEFKERWTNIRYQFRLLTGIAGEEDFKHYREQLKELKGNGPAVYRFSMQLYGISQNDGDLGPLVDDVLTALKTEVETIEGSENKVALHEAIARFYALKKDYKSAVAAQEKAIEVGDELSSTQKRRLQLLLDELKGMLEGDDDKSNEDTPSEE
- a CDS encoding sugar phosphate isomerase/epimerase family protein, whose protein sequence is MIPGFHCSSLEFHDAVDLIPILAEMGFGAIAISPKRGSWDIDLAWFETRTAEIAGLCKEHEVRIVVDLDAPFFDRPVSCDCFGLASGDADEQRLASDKVLRWIDATAEMSPLAITFSSGRGCGQSERTLERLTAAVQPLAERAAAVGTHLALRPVTEHAIATVAHFERFGQWIGGDTSLRLAADVGEMVVGGEFPIGARLARMQHRLSCVYLCEPDLECGGDLPFGRGDIDMGRVWQVMTQSGFTGPVIFRAFGQGRRGLDLARQAITVVNDHRG
- a CDS encoding UbiA family prenyltransferase; translation: MSESATTHPTGSLLPWLQLIRLPTVFTVLADVSAAYLLVAGGPVAPLRLLTVLVAGVALYWAGMVLNDVFDVDKDRHERPGRPIPSGAVSLFAAKRAGWILLIIGVLAAAASGYVTAGPADAAGGLPSTWFPAVVAVALASMVVAYDGPLKATPFAPAAMGSCRFLSFMLGASAALPMVDGLPEIPRFVWSIALGFGVYVMGITTLARDEATGGDPTNRRTGFVLMLIGIVMLAFAPGLATAEQQLHLAVRPTGQFVFLIVMIGVPVIVRAARLQLNPTPKAIGLTIRAALLTIIPFAAAFAFLGAGPNAGLAVFALVAPAILLSKKLQVT
- a CDS encoding phosphatidylglycerophosphatase and protein-tyrosine phosphatase 1 family protein, with translation MPLLSRLYARTVFFPTLCWNYLLARVLPFRRWWDRIDEHVIVGAYPFSGDVAGLRGEGVRAVVNTCEEYCGPTAEYHKHGIEQLHIPTTDFTHPKLEDVEAAVEFIQKYKLQNDTVYIHCKAGRARSATVAVCWLIKYRDMTPQEAQAHLLAVRPHSNPRIAERPVVRQFQASLRTEESNSGLFPSIEEEPLSTSGSE
- a CDS encoding PQQ-binding-like beta-propeller repeat protein translates to MNAFSFRPRFATVPSCRRLLTLGLAAASCVGSAFAPVGVTPLRSAAADDWNRFLGPGGGSVSQESVEIVDRWGDSENLLWKKKLPGLGVSSPIIVDGKVFVTSYSGYGTGGEDESMDDLKRHLTCLDAQTGEERWGKTIDAVLPEDPFSPPGVTSHGYASHTPVSDGEFVFVFLGKTGVIAYDFEGNEKWRQSVGTGSGRARWGSAASPILYQSDQMNLLIVTAAEESESLVAFDTKTGKQVWKSEAASLSGTWSTPNLVELDDRTDLVLTVPGEIWGMNPETGKLRWYSRGSGDGTTSSSPLVVDDVVYAIGGRGGETIAVRAGGKGDVNESHIVWEAGISGRFSTPIAYQGHLYVYTDGRISAYDLQTGERVGQSRLPSSDSDRRSGSGASPQRGRFGNIDYSTPVIADGKLIVPTNKGQFHVITATPELDVIATNQLTDDTGFASSPAVSEGRLYLRSGGTVYCVGKQ